Proteins found in one Salminus brasiliensis chromosome 13, fSalBra1.hap2, whole genome shotgun sequence genomic segment:
- the LOC140575214 gene encoding galectin-4-like, which yields MAFLAPPGYQPIYNPDIPYVGPISGGLRAGMSVYIQGKIHHHINRFNVNLQCAEFDGCDIAFHLNPRFDLWDKVIFNTFQNGSWEGEEKVKHMPFHKGKHFELIIVVNSEGYQVNVNGKDFYLFQHRMPLERVCFLQIGGDVAIDTINIIGGMQGGMGGMGGGFPGGIGGGMGGGYPGGGMGGGYYPGGGMGGGYPGGGMGGMGGGYPGPGMGGGGGMGFPGGDLPVMGLQPLFNPGVPYSDMIPGGMTFKRTIIIRGMVPYGANRFCINFVVGGSRDIAFHINPRISEGIIVRNSLIGGCWGDEERDCDFNPFMEGQYFEISIRCGEEKFKVFANGQHLCTFYHRSPYTQITMLEVEGDVQLSYIHF from the exons ATGGCCTTCTTAGCCCCACCAGGCTATCAGCCTATCTACAATCCA gACATCCCATATGTTGGTCCTATCAGTGGGGGTCTTAGAGCAGGAATGTCGGTCTACATTCAGGGaaagatccaccatcacattaacag GTTTAATGTGAATCTGCAGTGCGCCGAATTTGATGGATGTGATATCGCTTTTCACTTAAACCCTCGTTTTGACCTTTGGGACAAAGTGATCTTCAATACTTTCCAGAACGGTTCATGGGAAGGGGAAGAGAAAGTCAAACACATGCCCTTCCACAAAGGAAAGCATTTTGAGCTGATCATCGTCGTCAACTCTGAAGGctatcag GTGAACGTAAATGGGAAAGATTTCTACCTGTTCCAGCATAGAATGCCTCTGGAAAGGGTATGTTTCCTGCAGATCGGAGGAGACGTGGCCATTGATACCATCAACATCATCGGG GGTATGCAGGGAGGAATGGGAGGTATGGGG GGAGGCTTCCCAGGTGGAATAGGAGGTGGCATGGGG GGTGGATATCCCGGTGGTGGAATGGGCGGG GGATATTATCCTGGTGGTGGAATGGGG GGAGGATATCCAGGAGGTGGAATGGGTGGCATGGGG GGAGGTTATCCAGGACCTGGAATGGGG GGT ggAGGAGGCATGGGCTTTCCGGGTGGTGATCTGCCA GTAATGGGATTACAGCCTTTGTTCAACCCT GGTGTTCCCTATTCAGACATGATCCCTGGAGGTATGACATTCAAGAGGACCATTATAATTAGAGGCATGGTGCCTTATGGAGCtaacag GTTTTGCATCAACTTTGTGGTGGGTGGCTCACGAGACATTGCCTTCCACATTAACCCTCGAATAAGTGAGGGCATTATCGTCAGAAACAGCTTAATCGGTGGTTGTTGgggtgatgaggagagagactGTGACTTCAACCCCTTTATGGAGGGACAGTACTTTGAG ATCTCCATTCGCTGCGGTGAAGAGAAATTTAAGGTGTTTGCTAATGGGCAACACTTGTGTACTTTCTATCACCGCTCGCCCTACACTCAGATCACCATGCTAGAAGTGGAAGGAGACGTCCAGCTGTCATACATTCACTTCTGA